Within Deinococcus actinosclerus, the genomic segment CGCCGCGAACAGCACCGCGCCCGCCGCCGCGTTCACCACGCCGCCCGCCACGTGCAGCACGTGATCCACCCCGGGAATCTTGTCGCCCACGAAATCCAGCAGGCCGACCACCGCCACGCCCAGCAGCACCCACGGGTTGCCCAGCAGGTCAAACGGGGCGTTCAGGTGCACCACGTCCGCGCGGGAGAGCAGGCCCACCAGCAGCAGCGGAATGAACGCGTTCAGTCCCGCCGCACCCGACAGGCCCAGCGAGGACAGCAGACCGGACAGGAGTTCCATATCCCCCCATTACGACCCGCGCGGGCCCACCGTTGCTCCCGGGACCCTTGCGCGAATCTTGAGAGGCCCAGGTCCTGACGTCAGCCGGGGAAGGGGGGCCCGTCAGGCGGCGCGCCTCCCCCTCCCCCGGCGCGTCCGCTCAGCGCAGGTAGGCGACGAGCAGGTCCACGCCCGCGCGCAGGTCATCCACGTGCACGGCCTCCACGACCGTGTGGATGTAGCGGGTGGGCAGGCTGAGGGTCAGGGTGGGCACGCCTTCTCTGCTGCGCTGGATGGCCGCGCCGTCCGTGCCGCCGAGCGCCAGGACCTCCAGCTGCGCGGGAATGCCCCGCTCCTGCGCGAGGTCCCAGAAGCCGTCCACCAGCGGGCGGTGCGAGATCATGCTGGAGTCGAACACCTTGATCCCGATGCCCTGCCCCACGTGCGTGACCGCCTCGTCCGGCGCGACGCCCGGGGTGTCCACCGCCAGGGTCACGTCCAGGCCGATGCCCACCGTGGGCTGCACGCCGTACGCGGCGGTGATCGCGCCGCGCAGGCCGACCTCCTCCTGGGTGCTGAACACGGCGATCAGCTCGTGCCGCAGCGCCTGACCACGCAGGGCGCGCAGGGTCTCGAGCAGCAGGAACACGCTGGCGCGGTCGTCCATCGCCTTACCGCACACCAGCTTCCCGACCTGCCGGGCGGTCTGGTCCAGCGTGACCATGTCCCCGACGCGCACCTGCGCGCGGACCTCGTCGGCACTCAGGCCCAGGTCGATGAAGAACTCCTTGACCTCGGGGATCTTCTTGCGTTCCTCGGGGCTCGCGATGTGCACGGGCTTCCCGCCGGGCGTCATGATGCCCGGCAGCGCCCCACCGCGCGCGTGCACGGTGACGTCCCGCGCGAAGAGGTTGCGGGTATCGAAGCCGCCCAGCGCCTGCACGCGCAGGAAGCCCCGGTCGTCGATGAAGCGCACCAGGAAGCCGATCTCGTCCATGTGCGCGCTGATCATCACGCGCTCGGCCACCTCGCCCTTCTTCACGCGGGGCGCGCGGCGGGCGATGACGTTGCCCATGGCGTCCACGCGCACCTCGTCGACCAGCCCGTCCAGCTCGGCCAGCACGAGGTCGCGCACGGCGTCCTCCTGCCCGGGCACGCCCGGCAGGTCCGACAGGCGCATCAGGAGATCCAGCCGCAGGTCCGCCGCCGTCGGGGCGGCCGGAGCCGCGTCAGCCTTCTTCTGTTTTTTCGACACGCCCGCCAGTATGCGCCGCCGTCCCCGGGGTGTCCTGCGGGGTTCGCCCAGCCGGGACAGCGTCACCGTCCGGTGCAGGTTTCGGAGGTTTCGGCGGGGCGGGCGGTTGCGGGCGCAGGTCCGTGCCGTTGAACTGCCCCTGCGCCTCCGCCAGCCCGCTCGCGGCCCAGACCTCGGCGGCGCTGGCGCCCAGCCGCACGAGTTCCGCCAGATCGGCCTTCTCCTCCTCACGCCAGCGGCTCAGGACCCAGTCCGGCACCGCCCAGCCCGCCGGCGGGCGCGAGATCCCGATCTTCACGCGCACGAAGGCCTCGTGCCCCAGCAGGCGGATGATGTCCCGCACGCCGTTCTGCCCGCCGTGCCGCCCACCCATGCGCAGGCGCAGCAACCCGAACGGACTGTCCAGGTCGTCCTGGAGCACCAGCAGCGACTCGCCGCCCAGCTTGTAGAACGACACCAGCGGCGCGACCGCCTTTCCGGACGCGTTCATGAACGTCAGCGGCCGCACGAGCAGCACCTTCACGCCCACCCCTGAGCCCAGGCGCACCTCGGCGACCTCGGCGTCCTTGCCTTCCTTGCGCCACGACGCCCCGGCGCGGCGGGCCAGTTCGTCCAGCACCAGCCAGCCCACGTTGTGCCGCGTCTGCGCGTACTGCGCCCCCGGATTGCCCAGACCCACGATGATCTTCACGGACATCACCCGGCTTACGCCTGGATGCCCCCCAGCAGCTCGCGCCACTTCGCCTCGGTCTCGCGTACGCGGGCGTCCCCCTTAGCCCGGTTGTACCCGCCCCGGAACTCCGCGAAGCGCGTGTCGGTCTCGGCGAACAGCAGGCCCAGCGCCTGGCGCACGTCCGTCAGGTTGCGCTCGGTCAGGGTGGTGTCCTTCGCGTCGAGCACCTCGTCCAGCGTCGCCATCAGGCCCGACAGGGGCCGCAGCCACTGGAACTGCGGGTGGTTCATCACCAGCGAGTACAGCTCGAAGGGGCCCTTGACCGGGCCGTGCATGAACTCGTACTCGCCCTTGGCGACGTCCAGCAGGGCTGAGTGGAAGTGCCGCAGGGCCGGCACGAGCGCCGTGAGTTTGGCGCGCACGTCCGCGTCAGTGGGAGCAGTCATACCCGCCAGGGTAGCAAGCAGGGCCTGGGCCCCGCATGCCCCCCGGCCTTCATGCGGCCTCGGGCGTCCCGGCGCGCCGGCCCGGGCGGCACCCGCCGCTCCGCGTGCACCGGCGCCCGCCACGTGTCACGCTGAAGGCCCCTCAAACCCAGCCTCCCGGGAGACCCATGACGGACGACCCACCCCGCGCCCCGCGCGCCCCTGCCCCCCAGGCGGTCACCCCGCCCACCCTGACGGTCGCCTTCCACCCGCCGCAGTACGCCCAGACCCTTCCCCCCAGCGCCCTGGCCCGCCTGGACACGCGGCTGGCGCACCTGCACGCCCGCACCCCGGACGACGTTCTGCACGCCACGCTGCGCGACGCGGCCCGCCTGCTGGGCGCCCACCTGACCTTCCGCGCCGCCGGACGCTGCGCCCACGCTCACCCCTGGCAGGCCGACGCGGCCCTGCTGGGCGTCAGCGTGCGCCGCGCCGCGCACCTGCTCCACCTGCGGGGCGGCGCGCGCTGCGACCCGGCCGAACTGCACGCCGCCGTGGGCCGCTGGCCCACCGGGACGCTGCTGGTCGCCCGGCGCGGCGTGATCTGCGCGCAGCTCAACCTCGCGTGCGACCTCGACCGCCTGTCTCTCGACGACCTGGAGCTGGAGGGGCCGCCCGGCCCTGGCGTGGCCCTGTACGCCCACCGCCTGCGCCCCGGGGGTCAGCTCGCGGCGTGGCACACGCCCCGCTGGCCCCGTCCCTAGCCGGCCGGTGGGCCATCAATCTGCGGACCGCACCCTGCGGGGTCGCCCGCGTCAGTTCAGCAGGGCCTCGCCGCCCTCGGCCCCGCCGCGCTCGGGCAGCTCCAGCGGCAGTGGCCCGCCCAGCTGCGGTGTCCACATGCTCGCCGGCCCCGGGCGGCCCACCAGATACCCCTGCACCGCCCCGCACCCCAGTTCACGCAGCGCCTGAAGCTGGCCCGGGGTTTCGACACCCTCGACGATCACGGTCAGGTTCAGGCTGCGGCCCAGGCCGATCAGGGCCCCCACCACCCGCTGCTCGATCGGCGACTCGGCCACCCCCGTGATCAGGGAACGGTCCAGTTTCAGCTCGTTCAGCGGCAGCTGCAGCAGGGTGCTCACCGACGACTGCCCGGTCCCGAAATCATCCAGGGACAGCTGCACCCCCAGCGCCTGCACCTGCGCCAGCTGCCGCGCCACGCGCTGCAGATCCTGCACGGTCAGCCGCTCGGTGATCTCCAGTTTCAGCTGCCCGCCGTCCAGCCCGTGGCGGCGCAGCGTGTCGTGCACCCGCTGCGTGAAGTCCTCCTGCGCGACCTCCAGCGCGGAGACATTCACCGCGATCGGCACCCGCAGGTCCCACGCGGCCGCCTGCCGGCACGCCTCGTCCAGCACCCACGCGCCCAGCTGGCCGATCAGACCGGCCTCCTCCGCCAGCGGCACGAACCGGGCCGGGGCCACCAGCCCCAGCCGCGCGTCCGTCCAGCGCACCAGCGCCTCGAAGCCCAGCAGGTCCCCCGTGCCGGCGTCCACCTGAGGCTGGTAGTGCAGGTGCAGCCCACCGGAGTCCAGCGCGTGACGCAGCCGCGTTTCGAGGTGCAGCTGACCGTGCACCGCCGCGTCCATGGACTTGTGGAAGACCTGCACGCTGCCCCTGCCCCCGCGCTTGGCCTGCGTCATCGCCAGGTCGGCCTGCCGCAGCAGGTTCGCCGGCAGGCTGCTGTCCGGCGGGCTGAGCGCCACCCCGACGCTGGCGCGCACGTTCACCGGCTGTCCCTCGACCAGCAGCGGCTGCGCCAGCGCGTCCCGCAGGCGCCGCGCCACACCCGCCGCCTCGGGAGGCCCGGCCACGTCCGGGATCAGGACCACGAATTCGTCGCTGCCCAGGCGCGCCACCGTGTCCACCGGGCGCACCTCCTCCTGCAGGCGGCGGGCCACCCCGCGCAGCACCTCGTCGCCCACCGCGTGCCCCAGCGTGTCGTTCACGCGCCGGAAGCCGTCCAGGTTCAGCTGCACGACCGCCAGCGCCCGGCCGTTGCGGGCCACGCGGCGCAGCTCCACCTGCAGGCGGTCGAGCAGCAGCGTGCGGTTCGGCAGGCCGGTCAGCGCGTCGTGCTGCGACTCGTGCGCCAGCTGTGCCGCCAGCCGGCGCAGCTGCTCCTCGGTGCGCCGCCGCTCACGGATGTCCCGGTCCTGACCCAGGATCAGCTCCCGGCCCCCCACGGTCACGACGCTGCTGGCACTCTCGACCGGGAAGACCGTCCCGTCGCGGTGCAGGTGCGAACCCTCCCCCTGCACCTGCCCCTCCTCGCGGATCCAGGCGAACAGCTCGGCGCCCTCCTCGGCCATCATCGGGTAGGGGTGCAGCCGGTCGATGGACTGCCCGATCAGTTCGTGGCGTTCGTACCCGTTCATGCGGCAGAAGGCCTCGTTGCAGTCCACGATCCGCCACGCGACCTCCGGGTCGTGCGGGTCGATGAGCACCACGCCGTCCGCCGACTGCTCGAAGAGCGTCCGGAAGCGCTCCTCGCTCTCCTGACGCGCTCGGCGCTCCTCGCGTTCCTGCGTGACGTCCACGCCGGTCGCCACGATCAGCGCCACCCGGCCCCGGGCGTCGAGCAGGGCGGTGTTCGACCACAGGACGTAGCGCAGCTCGCCGCTGCGGGTGCGCCAGTAGTTCTCGTGCCGGTTGGGGTAGTCCCCGGCCGTCAGCGCCCCGAAGGCCGCCATGACGCCCGCCACGTCCGCTTCGGGCAGCACGAAGGGCCACAGGACCTGGCCGCGCAGTTCCTCGCAGCTGAAGCCCGAGAGCCGCTCGGCCGCCGGGTTGAAGCGCAGCACGCGGCCCTGGGGGTCGAGGACCACGACCAGCGTGTCAGTCACGTTCAGCACCGCCTCGGCCAGTCCAGCGCCGCCGGGCTGGGCGGCGGACGCGATCGCGGCAGTCAGGCGGCTGAGCATGCCCCGAGCGTAGAGGGCCGGGCCTCACAGAACCTTGAATGGGACGGCGCGTGAACAGGCCTTAATGCGCGCGCCCGCGCCGGGCGCCCCGCTCCCCGGTCAGGGCGCCGGTACTCCACAGCGCCCAGGCCACGAGGACCGGCTGGAAGAACAGCCGGATCAGGCGCTTGCGGTCGGTGTCCAGCCC encodes:
- a CDS encoding DUF4126 domain-containing protein, which translates into the protein MELLSGLLSSLGLSGAAGLNAFIPLLLVGLLSRADVVHLNAPFDLLGNPWVLLGVAVVGLLDFVGDKIPGVDHVLHVAGGVVNAAAGAVLFAAQSGVADVPPALSMALGLIVAGGVQATRTAVRPVATATTAGLGNPVVSTVEDGTSLMLSALAVFAPLVAALLLAVIVVGVYRFWSARRVRRLT
- the pth gene encoding aminoacyl-tRNA hydrolase; the encoded protein is MKIIVGLGNPGAQYAQTRHNVGWLVLDELARRAGASWRKEGKDAEVAEVRLGSGVGVKVLLVRPLTFMNASGKAVAPLVSFYKLGGESLLVLQDDLDSPFGLLRLRMGGRHGGQNGVRDIIRLLGHEAFVRVKIGISRPPAGWAVPDWVLSRWREEEKADLAELVRLGASAAEVWAASGLAEAQGQFNGTDLRPQPPAPPKPPKPAPDGDAVPAGRTPQDTPGTAAHTGGRVEKTEEG
- a CDS encoding putative bifunctional diguanylate cyclase/phosphodiesterase; this encodes MLSRLTAAIASAAQPGGAGLAEAVLNVTDTLVVVLDPQGRVLRFNPAAERLSGFSCEELRGQVLWPFVLPEADVAGVMAAFGALTAGDYPNRHENYWRTRSGELRYVLWSNTALLDARGRVALIVATGVDVTQEREERRARQESEERFRTLFEQSADGVVLIDPHDPEVAWRIVDCNEAFCRMNGYERHELIGQSIDRLHPYPMMAEEGAELFAWIREEGQVQGEGSHLHRDGTVFPVESASSVVTVGGRELILGQDRDIRERRRTEEQLRRLAAQLAHESQHDALTGLPNRTLLLDRLQVELRRVARNGRALAVVQLNLDGFRRVNDTLGHAVGDEVLRGVARRLQEEVRPVDTVARLGSDEFVVLIPDVAGPPEAAGVARRLRDALAQPLLVEGQPVNVRASVGVALSPPDSSLPANLLRQADLAMTQAKRGGRGSVQVFHKSMDAAVHGQLHLETRLRHALDSGGLHLHYQPQVDAGTGDLLGFEALVRWTDARLGLVAPARFVPLAEEAGLIGQLGAWVLDEACRQAAAWDLRVPIAVNVSALEVAQEDFTQRVHDTLRRHGLDGGQLKLEITERLTVQDLQRVARQLAQVQALGVQLSLDDFGTGQSSVSTLLQLPLNELKLDRSLITGVAESPIEQRVVGALIGLGRSLNLTVIVEGVETPGQLQALRELGCGAVQGYLVGRPGPASMWTPQLGGPLPLELPERGGAEGGEALLN
- a CDS encoding M42 family metallopeptidase, whose protein sequence is MSKKQKKADAAPAAPTAADLRLDLLMRLSDLPGVPGQEDAVRDLVLAELDGLVDEVRVDAMGNVIARRAPRVKKGEVAERVMISAHMDEIGFLVRFIDDRGFLRVQALGGFDTRNLFARDVTVHARGGALPGIMTPGGKPVHIASPEERKKIPEVKEFFIDLGLSADEVRAQVRVGDMVTLDQTARQVGKLVCGKAMDDRASVFLLLETLRALRGQALRHELIAVFSTQEEVGLRGAITAAYGVQPTVGIGLDVTLAVDTPGVAPDEAVTHVGQGIGIKVFDSSMISHRPLVDGFWDLAQERGIPAQLEVLALGGTDGAAIQRSREGVPTLTLSLPTRYIHTVVEAVHVDDLRAGVDLLVAYLR